Within Caldisalinibacter kiritimatiensis, the genomic segment CTAAATCCATTTCCCTCACCTGTAAATTCATTATACGAGGTTACGGTATCATTTAAACCTCCTGTTTCCCTTACTATGGGTAAGGTTCCGTATCTAAGTGCAATTAATTGACCTAATCCACAAGGCTCAAACAGTGATGGCATCAAAAACACATCAGCTGCTGCATATATCTTATGGGCCAATGAATTATCAAATAGTATATTAGCTGATAATTTATCAGGATACTTTTTTGAATACTCTCTTAAAACAGATTCATAATATGTTTCTCCCGTACCTAATACAACTATTTGTATGTCAAGTTGCATTAATTCATCTAAAATTTGCAATAGTAAATCTATTCCTTTCATATGTGCCAACCTTGAAACCATACCTATCATCGGAACTTCTTTATCAACAGGTAAACCCAGTAGGTTTTGAAGCTCTAGTTTATTGTTATACTTTTCATCTATACATTCAACATTATATGTATTTAATATATGGCTATCATCATCAGGATTATATATATCGTAGTCAATTCCATTAACTATACCATATAAGTCATCTTTTCTTTTTCTTAAAAGTCCATCTAATCTCTCTCCATAATCTGGTGTTTGTATTTCTTTTGAGTAAGATTTACTTACTGTTGTAATGATATCTGAATAATTTATACCACCTTTCATAAAACTTACTCCACCATAAAATTCTAACGCTTCCACATGATAATATTCCATTCCTAGATTTAATAGACTGTCTAATATTTCTGGAGGATATATACCTTGATATTTTAAATTATGTATAGTAAAAACTGTTTTTATATTTGAATATTCTTCTCTATATTTATAATGTGCTTTAAGAAGTGGACTGACCATACCTGTATGCCAATCATTACAGTGTATAATGTCAGGTTTAAACTCAATGAGCGATATTGTCTCTAAAATAGCTCTATTAAAATACGCAAACCTCTCTCCATCATCATAAAACCCATATAGACCATCTCTTTTAAAATAATATTCGTTATCTATAAAATAGTAGGATACTCCTTCATATTCTAAATATAAAATCCCACAATACTCCTCTTTCTGACCTACTCTCACATTAAAGCTCTTAATAAACTCCATCTTATTTTTGTATTCTTTAGGTATATCAGAGTATTTAGGTAAAATAACTCTAATATCTACTCCTAACTTTTTCAGTGCCTTAGGTAGTGAGGAAGCTACATCAGCAAGTCCTCCAGTTTTTACAAAAGGTACCACCTCAGCAGATGCAAATAAAACCTTCAACACATTAATCCCCCCAGTTAATTAATTATATCTTCTCATTTTTTTTAATTACTAATGGATTGTGTTTATATCCTTGTAAACTATTATTTTTAGTTATAACAACATTTTTATCAAGAATTACATTCTTTAATTTTACTCCCTCGTCTATTTCACTTTTTTGCATAATTATACTATTCTCTACTACTGTATTTTTTTTAATTTTCACACCCCTAAATATAATGCTATTTTTTACAGTTCCTTCTATTACACATCCATTTGCTACTAGAGAATTATATACATTTGATTCTTCTGAATATATAGTTGGAGGCTCATCCTTAATCCTCGTATATATTAACCCATTATCATAAAATAACTTCTTATATATATTCTCATAAAGTAACTCCATATTTGCCTTATAATAATTTCTAATCGAATTTATGCAAGCCAAATATCCATTATACTTATAACTGTTCACATAAAACTTATCTATGTTTGAAAATATTGATTGTTTCAAATATCTATGGTCGCCTTTAGTAATACTATTTTTAATAATGTCCAATAATAATTCCTTTTTCATTACATACATTTCCAAGGAAATGTTATTGGCTTTATCATTTCCTATGTTTTTACCTAAGCTAATAACTTTACCATCCTTATCTAAATTTAAAGTATCACAATTAATAAATCTATTGCTATCCTTAATTACTTTTTTATATACAATTGTTATATCTGCCCCTGACTCTTTATGATATCTATATACATCTGAGTAATCTATATTACATATCATATAACTTCTTGTTAAAATAACATAGTTTTGTCTACTGCGTTCTAAATAGACCATATGATTCTCAAAATTATCTATATCACCGTTAGTAATAGACATATTACTCGTGTTCATTTGAGGATTCAAAATGAATAAACCATCTAATTTTCTGTCTAAGTCCCAATCTTTACCTGTTTTTATATGATCCATCAATGAACGACTTTTACCTTGTGTAAAAATTGATACATTCTCTATCCCTGCATTAACCATATTGGATAGTACAAAGTCAATAACTCTATATCTTCCTGCAATCGGTATTGATGCAATAGGTCTATTGTAAGTAAGCTCTTTTATATCTTCTTCACTTTCACTTAAATTAATAATTCCCATCAAATCTTTCACTATTATCCCCCCTTAATCCTAATCATTTTCGTTAGTTACTACTGTTATATCATTGGCATTTTTACTTCCTATTCTACTTCCTGCTTTTATAACTGTATTACTCATAACTATTGCTTTTTCAATTACTACATTATCTTGAATATTAACATTTGGCATAATTACGGAATCAATAATCTTAGAATTTCTACCTACACATACTCCTGGAAATAGAACTGAGTTTATTATCTCTCCATAAATAATACAACCTTCGTTTAAGAGTGAAGATTTAACTTTAGCATTACAGCAAATGTGATGAGGTGGTCGTACTGGGTTTTTAGTATAGATTTTCCATTTGCGGTCATATAAATTCAACTTATTATCTTTACTTAATAAATCCATATTGGCTTCCCAAAAGCTTTCTATTGTTCCTACATCTCTCCAATATCCTTCAAAAACATATGCATAAGCATTCAGTCCATCTTCTAACATATTCGGAATTATATCTTTACCAAAATCATTACTTGAATCTGGATTTTTTTCGTCTTTGATTAAATACTCTTTTAACACCTTCCAGTTAAAAATGTAAATTCCCATAGAAGCTAAATTACTCTTAGGTTTTTCAGGCTTCTCTTGAAATTCTTTAATTCTATAATTATTGTTTATATCCATAACACCAAATCTACTGGCTTCCTTCCAAGGGACTTCGATGACTGATATAGTTACATCTGCTTTCTTTTCCTTGTGATAATCTAATAATAATGAATAATCCATCTTATATATGTGGTCTCCAGATAATATAAGTACATAATCCGGATCATAGGATTCTATAAAATGCATATTTTCATATATTGCATTAGCAGTTCCTTTATACCATCTACCTCCTCCCTGACTTACATAAGGCTGTAAAATTGTTAAACCTCCATCTCTTCTGTCTAAATCCCATGGACTCCCTATTCCCATATGTGCATTTAAAACAAGTGGATTATACTGGGTAAGTACCCCTACAGTATGTATATCTGAGTTAGCACAATTACTAAGGGCAAAATCAATTATTCTGTATTTTCCACCAAATGGTACAGCTGGCTTTGCTAGTTTTTTTGTTAAAGGATATAGTCTTGTTCCTTGTCCTCCTGCCAAGAGCATAGCAATTATTTCTTTCTTTTGATTTTTCATTAAGGCTAACCCCCTTTAGTCATATCAATAATTATTCTTATTTAAATCTTAAAATTTAAAAAACTTATATTATATCAACATAAAAAATATAAATTAACATTATCTCTTATTTATAAGTACTGATTAATCATTATTCTCTGTTTTAGATTTAATAAATAATGCTCCCAATGGTGGAATCTTTATATTAATTGAGTATGGTTGATAATGCCATGCTACCTTTTCAGCTTTAATGAT encodes:
- a CDS encoding glucose-1-phosphate adenylyltransferase; the encoded protein is MKNQKKEIIAMLLAGGQGTRLYPLTKKLAKPAVPFGGKYRIIDFALSNCANSDIHTVGVLTQYNPLVLNAHMGIGSPWDLDRRDGGLTILQPYVSQGGGRWYKGTANAIYENMHFIESYDPDYVLILSGDHIYKMDYSLLLDYHKEKKADVTISVIEVPWKEASRFGVMDINNNYRIKEFQEKPEKPKSNLASMGIYIFNWKVLKEYLIKDEKNPDSSNDFGKDIIPNMLEDGLNAYAYVFEGYWRDVGTIESFWEANMDLLSKDNKLNLYDRKWKIYTKNPVRPPHHICCNAKVKSSLLNEGCIIYGEIINSVLFPGVCVGRNSKIIDSVIMPNVNIQDNVVIEKAIVMSNTVIKAGSRIGSKNANDITVVTNEND
- the glgA gene encoding glycogen synthase GlgA, with translation MKVLFASAEVVPFVKTGGLADVASSLPKALKKLGVDIRVILPKYSDIPKEYKNKMEFIKSFNVRVGQKEEYCGILYLEYEGVSYYFIDNEYYFKRDGLYGFYDDGERFAYFNRAILETISLIEFKPDIIHCNDWHTGMVSPLLKAHYKYREEYSNIKTVFTIHNLKYQGIYPPEILDSLLNLGMEYYHVEALEFYGGVSFMKGGINYSDIITTVSKSYSKEIQTPDYGERLDGLLRKRKDDLYGIVNGIDYDIYNPDDDSHILNTYNVECIDEKYNNKLELQNLLGLPVDKEVPMIGMVSRLAHMKGIDLLLQILDELMQLDIQIVVLGTGETYYESVLREYSKKYPDKLSANILFDNSLAHKIYAAADVFLMPSLFEPCGLGQLIALRYGTLPIVRETGGLNDTVTSYNEFTGEGNGFSFTKYNAYDMLYTIKRALKFYHDKNIWCKLVEAAMNGDYSWKNSAKEYIKLYEKII
- the glgD gene encoding glucose-1-phosphate adenylyltransferase subunit GlgD, which encodes MKDLMGIINLSESEEDIKELTYNRPIASIPIAGRYRVIDFVLSNMVNAGIENVSIFTQGKSRSLMDHIKTGKDWDLDRKLDGLFILNPQMNTSNMSITNGDIDNFENHMVYLERSRQNYVILTRSYMICNIDYSDVYRYHKESGADITIVYKKVIKDSNRFINCDTLNLDKDGKVISLGKNIGNDKANNISLEMYVMKKELLLDIIKNSITKGDHRYLKQSIFSNIDKFYVNSYKYNGYLACINSIRNYYKANMELLYENIYKKLFYDNGLIYTRIKDEPPTIYSEESNVYNSLVANGCVIEGTVKNSIIFRGVKIKKNTVVENSIIMQKSEIDEGVKLKNVILDKNVVITKNNSLQGYKHNPLVIKKNEKI